The Apostichopus japonicus isolate 1M-3 chromosome 6, ASM3797524v1, whole genome shotgun sequence genome contains a region encoding:
- the LOC139969045 gene encoding bifunctional methylenetetrahydrofolate dehydrogenase/cyclohydrolase 2, mitochondrial-like, which translates to MNYSRLHLKIFNTLSHSSHNRRFSKQCSLAAAYVINGKQIAKEVQVELKAEIDQWKEEGNIVPHLTAVLVGNDPGSKLYVKNKMKAAKSVGITSAVIEKPHQTSQAELLDVVAMLNAEPSINAVLVQLPLPKHMNERTVCDAVHPDKDVDGFHMSNIGKLCLDVPNLIPATAFAVWELLKRSGIDTFGKNAVVCGRSKNIGMPVAALLHSDGDNGFKMGMDATVTTCHRYTPAKNLPEFTKNADIIIVAVGSPNLITADMVKEGATVIDVGINRIWDAKQERYRLVGDVDFEGVSKKASFITPVPGGVGPMTVAMLMKNTLQAAKIQTKKKREKTAIH; encoded by the exons ATGAACTATAGTCGACTACACTTAAAAATATTCAATACGTTGTCTCACAGTAGTCACAATCGCAGATTCAGCAAGCAATGTTCGTT AGCAGCAGCATATGTCATCAATGGAAAGCAAATTGCCAAAGAGGTACAAGTTGAACTGAAAGCAGAAATCGACCAATGGAAAGAAGAAGGCAACATAGTACCTCATCTGACTGCAGTCCTTGTTGGCAATGATCCAGGAAGTAAACTTTATGTCAAAAATAAGATGAAAGCTGCTAAAAGTGTAG GTATTACATCTGCAGTGATAGAAAAACCACACCAAACATCTCAGGCAGAACTCCTGGATGTGGTCGCCATGTTAAATGCAGAACCGTCCATTAATGCAGTACTGGTGCAGCTTCCACTCCCTAAGCACATGAATGAGAGAACGGTTTGCGATGCAGTTCATCCGGATAAAGATGTGGATGGGTTTCACATGAGTAACATTGGCAAGCTTTGTTTAGATGTTCCCAATCTCATTCCAGCGACTGCCTTTGCAGTGTGGGAACTTTTAAAGAGATCAG GAATCgacacatttggaaaaaatgCTGTAGTATGTGGCAGATCAAAGAACATAGGCATGCCTGTTGCAGCCCTGCTTCACTCAGATGGAGACAATG GTTTTAAGATGGGCATGGATGCTACAGTAACAACATGCCACCGATACACACCAGCCAAGAACTTACCAGAGTTTACAAAGAATGCCGACATCATCATAGTCGCAGTGGGTTCACCCAATCTGATCACAGCTGATATGGTGAAAGAGGGCGCCACAGTCATAGATGTTGGTATAAACAGAATCTGGGATGCGAAGCAAGAACGTTACAGACTAGTTGGGGATGTTGATTTTGAAG GTGTTTCCAAGAAAGCCAGCTTCATCACACCTGTTCCTGGAGGTGTTGGTCCCATGACAGTTGCAATGCTAATGAAAAACACACTTCAAGCTGCAAAAATACAGacgaaaaaaaagagagaaaagactGCAATCCATTAG